A genomic region of Fervidobacterium gondwanense DSM 13020 contains the following coding sequences:
- a CDS encoding HAD family hydrolase, whose amino-acid sequence MGAKQIDTIVFDLGRVLIHWDPYGYMVEHFDEEVAKVLTEKVFSIEEWNLMDKGEISEAQFWKMVEERYPEYGEYIRHMKSAVLSLLKPIEENAKLLPVLKKMGYRLLVLSNFSYKAFEHVYNTFEFFKYFDGMVISSHVKKIKPNEDIFYELMERYGVVPMHSLFIDDRKDNIETASRLGFSVIHLTDYRVLKEELEKVLGHPVE is encoded by the coding sequence ATGGGGGCTAAACAGATAGATACGATTGTTTTCGACCTTGGGAGAGTTTTGATTCACTGGGACCCTTACGGGTACATGGTAGAGCACTTCGACGAAGAAGTTGCGAAGGTGCTAACGGAGAAGGTTTTCTCGATTGAAGAGTGGAACTTGATGGATAAGGGAGAGATCTCAGAAGCCCAGTTTTGGAAGATGGTTGAGGAAAGATACCCCGAGTATGGCGAGTACATTCGCCACATGAAGAGTGCGGTGCTCAGCCTTTTGAAACCGATTGAGGAGAATGCCAAACTGTTGCCGGTGTTGAAAAAGATGGGATACAGGCTGCTCGTGCTTTCTAATTTCAGCTACAAAGCGTTTGAGCATGTGTACAATACGTTTGAATTCTTTAAGTATTTCGACGGTATGGTCATATCGAGCCACGTGAAAAAGATAAAGCCGAATGAGGATATCTTCTACGAGCTTATGGAGCGCTACGGTGTTGTGCCGATGCATTCGCTGTTTATAGATGATAGGAAGGACAATATCGAGACGGCAAGTAGGTTGGGATTTTCAGTAATACACTTGACCGACTACAGGGTTTTGAAAGAAGAGCTTGAAAAAGTGTTGGGGCATCCTGTAGAGTGA
- a CDS encoding glycosyltransferase family 2 protein, translating into MAVLPLVSVILPTLNEEKTIEKTIISFIESDYQNVELIVVDGMSSDRTREIVERLKEKYPNKIRLLENSKKYTPSGINIGIKNANGKYIMLASGHASYSKNYISACVQALENNECDVAGGVMEVLPRSSNVKAVAISEILKHPFGIGGAKYRTNNQKKEYVDTVAYGIYKREIFEKVGLFNEELIRNQDIEFNIRLKNAGYKILLIPEARAYYYARDTYTKLWQNNYSNGFWVTHSSKFVKRAYRPRHLVPMLFVLYLISLLLLLLPVNRVLKFLYALPASLYLALSIYFSSQVAIKHKKIALVPYTFFSFLVLHISYGIGSIVGIFKNRR; encoded by the coding sequence ATGGCTGTTCTACCACTCGTTTCGGTAATTCTCCCAACTCTCAACGAAGAAAAAACAATCGAAAAGACAATAATTAGCTTTATCGAATCGGATTACCAAAATGTTGAACTCATAGTCGTCGACGGCATGAGCTCAGACAGAACGAGAGAAATAGTCGAAAGGCTCAAAGAAAAATACCCAAACAAAATAAGATTGCTTGAGAATTCCAAAAAATATACGCCATCCGGTATAAACATCGGCATCAAGAATGCAAACGGAAAGTACATTATGCTTGCAAGCGGACATGCGTCTTACTCAAAAAATTACATCTCTGCCTGTGTCCAAGCGCTTGAAAACAACGAATGCGACGTAGCAGGCGGGGTTATGGAAGTCTTGCCAAGAAGTAGCAACGTAAAAGCCGTTGCTATAAGCGAAATATTGAAACACCCATTCGGAATAGGCGGTGCGAAATATAGAACAAACAACCAGAAGAAAGAATACGTCGACACCGTTGCGTACGGCATATACAAAAGGGAAATCTTTGAAAAAGTAGGGCTTTTCAATGAAGAACTAATAAGAAACCAAGACATTGAATTCAACATCCGATTAAAAAACGCTGGCTACAAGATATTGCTCATTCCAGAAGCTCGAGCATATTACTATGCGAGGGACACATACACAAAACTATGGCAAAATAACTACTCAAACGGCTTTTGGGTAACCCACAGCTCCAAATTCGTCAAAAGGGCATATCGACCAAGACATTTAGTGCCGATGCTCTTTGTCTTGTATCTCATTTCTTTGCTCTTATTGCTCTTGCCAGTGAATAGAGTTCTGAAGTTTTTATACGCACTCCCTGCTTCTCTGTACCTGGCTCTGAGCATTTACTTCTCATCACAGGTTGCAATCAAGCACAAAAAGATTGCGCTCGTTCCTTATACATTCTTTTCATTCTTAGTTTTGCACATCTCATATGGCATCGGTTCGATAGTGGGAATCTTTAAGAATAGGAGATGA